One genomic segment of Rhodohalobacter mucosus includes these proteins:
- a CDS encoding sensor histidine kinase — protein sequence MNRNSYDILKVPGRRWIEYILFWMISIWFLSSYFSMGDQIQRIDLIYTLLFHISIWFGVTVNSFVLIPRFLANRKNLTYIVLFVLLLEACIRLNQFTFNWLSDILFPDYFFISYYERVDLFYFMIAYLGITSLIQFSRSWFRESDDRRRLAQIKQEKTRHELQALRSQVQPHFLFNSLNTIYGFIRRQSPRAEEAVLKLSELLRYTIRQSEREKVPLEEEIGYLSDYIGLQKMRLNQPDKVHFTISGDVDNVMIIPLLLIVFVENGFKYADLESGDPLAISLTVEDNVIQFTMKNRIANDITAGDPEEQGNGTGIQNARKRLELHYPDRYRLDIRTDKELNTYNLELIIETEKS from the coding sequence GTGAACAGAAATTCATATGACATACTGAAAGTACCCGGCAGACGCTGGATTGAATATATCCTTTTCTGGATGATCTCAATCTGGTTTCTGTCGTCATACTTTTCCATGGGGGATCAGATTCAACGAATAGATCTGATCTACACTCTTTTATTTCACATCAGCATCTGGTTCGGGGTAACAGTGAACAGCTTTGTGCTGATTCCTCGGTTTCTGGCAAACCGGAAAAATCTCACATACATCGTTTTGTTTGTGCTGCTTCTGGAGGCCTGTATACGCCTCAATCAGTTTACGTTCAACTGGCTCTCGGATATCCTGTTTCCTGACTACTTCTTCATTTCCTACTATGAGAGAGTGGATCTGTTCTATTTCATGATCGCCTATCTTGGCATTACATCCCTGATCCAGTTCTCGCGCAGCTGGTTTCGTGAATCGGACGACAGGCGCCGGCTTGCACAGATCAAACAGGAGAAAACACGTCATGAACTTCAGGCACTGCGAAGCCAGGTGCAGCCGCATTTTCTGTTCAACAGCCTGAATACTATCTACGGATTTATCCGCAGGCAGTCGCCCAGGGCAGAGGAAGCGGTTCTGAAACTATCTGAGCTTTTGCGGTACACAATCAGGCAAAGCGAACGGGAAAAGGTACCCCTTGAAGAGGAGATTGGATACCTGTCGGATTACATTGGACTGCAGAAAATGCGACTCAATCAACCCGATAAGGTTCACTTTACGATATCGGGCGATGTTGATAATGTAATGATCATTCCCCTGCTGCTTATCGTATTTGTGGAAAATGGGTTTAAGTATGCAGATCTTGAATCGGGCGATCCGCTTGCGATCTCACTGACGGTGGAGGATAATGTGATACAGTTTACCATGAAAAACCGCATTGCCAATGATATTACTGCGGGAGACCCTGAGGAACAAGGCAATGGGACCGGGATTCAGAATGCGCGAAAACGGCTGGAGCTTCATTACCCCGATCGATACCGGCTTGATATCCGAACAGACAAGGAGTTGAATACCTACAACCTCGAACTGATCATAGAAACAGAGAAATCGTGA
- the ppc gene encoding phosphoenolpyruvate carboxylase, which produces MTWKATIQHYAEKANIAEPLTQKLISLTGLLEKQLEHRGDLRLQELSARLPELSARAFAERGGHANSELQKKISEMGLDEVMSLLRLTTIFFHLVNSLEQHEIIRVNRERAKDIDINNPRSESISDALRYFKEKGMSYDDALKLFRSLDIQPTITAHPTEARRRSILYKQEEITSGIGKIHRENLTPIEREALIQHILNEIALLISTDEVRSERLTVHDEVENGLYFFRNSIWKTVPRLYDDIRSAFTQQYGKTPDLPTILRYRSWIGSDRDGNPNVTRDVTWDTIVQHRRVAISTYLKDLRMIRRYLSVSRNFVDVPEALVSSLEKDEKEVPLSTVYKRHYKNEPYRRKISHIMRRLEKMYEALDGTEQEVIDSAVYRASDFENDLTLIADSLTESGLEDVARFGEFNDLRIRVHTFGFHLAAMDIRQHSGRHEEAVAELLETANVHGDYASLDEEKKVDLLMKELRNPRPLVPFSASLSESTEEIIQVFRLINRLLELDENSFGSYIISMTHGVSDMLEVVLLAKETGLWRLGKDNRVESKIDVVPLFETIGDLEKSSDQMQRILTNPIYKEQVKARNNFQEIMLGYSDSNKDGGYWMANWALQKAQLELGKTLRELDVDFRLFHGRGGSVGRGGGRSNRAILGLPSISNNGRIRFTEQGEIISFRYSLPEITRRHLEQIVNAVSRVTAGEGQKPIVEGDRTEEIMDRISEGSMTAYRSLIDDDRFWPWFKKITPVEHIGNLPIASRPVSRGGKNGLQFENLRAIPWVFGWTQVRYNVPGWYGLGTALEPVLEDHQDALELMQKWYREWSFFGTIVDNAQREMARTHILTTELYNSNTDSRIHEIILEDFRKSKKIILDITGQKEILDSRKVIQNSIAFRNVFTYPLNVIQAELLDRWESSSDTEYQKELKQALFLSINGVAAAMQSTG; this is translated from the coding sequence ATGACCTGGAAAGCAACGATTCAGCATTACGCTGAAAAAGCAAATATTGCAGAACCCCTCACTCAAAAGCTCATTTCACTAACCGGCCTGCTTGAAAAACAGCTTGAGCATAGAGGCGACCTTCGCCTTCAGGAACTCTCGGCCCGGCTTCCGGAACTCTCTGCAAGGGCCTTCGCTGAAAGGGGCGGCCATGCCAACAGTGAGCTGCAGAAGAAGATCTCAGAAATGGGACTTGATGAGGTCATGTCACTTCTTCGTCTTACCACAATTTTCTTCCATCTTGTAAATTCGCTGGAGCAGCACGAAATCATTCGCGTAAACCGCGAACGGGCGAAGGATATTGACATTAATAACCCAAGGTCTGAAAGCATTTCCGATGCTCTCCGCTATTTCAAGGAGAAAGGCATGAGTTATGATGACGCACTCAAACTTTTCAGAAGTCTCGACATACAGCCAACCATAACTGCCCACCCCACCGAAGCGCGCCGGCGCAGTATTCTTTATAAACAGGAAGAGATCACATCCGGCATCGGGAAGATTCACAGGGAGAATCTGACGCCCATTGAGCGGGAGGCGCTCATTCAGCACATCCTGAATGAAATCGCACTTCTTATCTCTACAGATGAAGTCAGATCCGAACGTCTCACGGTGCATGATGAGGTTGAAAACGGTCTCTATTTCTTCAGAAATTCGATATGGAAAACAGTTCCCCGTCTGTATGACGATATACGCTCGGCATTCACCCAGCAGTATGGCAAAACACCCGACCTTCCCACGATTCTTCGCTATCGGTCCTGGATAGGCAGCGACAGGGACGGCAACCCAAATGTAACAAGAGACGTTACCTGGGATACCATTGTCCAGCACCGAAGGGTTGCCATCAGCACCTATCTGAAAGATCTGCGCATGATCAGGCGTTATCTATCGGTTTCGCGCAATTTTGTGGATGTACCCGAGGCCCTGGTCAGTTCCCTGGAAAAGGATGAAAAAGAGGTTCCGCTTAGCACCGTATACAAAAGACACTATAAAAATGAACCTTACCGGCGCAAGATTTCACATATTATGCGACGGCTTGAGAAGATGTATGAGGCTCTGGACGGTACCGAACAGGAGGTGATCGACTCTGCAGTCTACAGGGCGTCTGATTTTGAAAATGACCTCACCCTTATAGCCGATTCACTCACTGAAAGCGGTTTGGAAGATGTTGCGCGATTCGGTGAATTCAATGACCTGAGAATTCGCGTCCATACATTCGGTTTTCACCTGGCCGCAATGGATATTCGTCAACACAGCGGACGTCACGAAGAAGCTGTGGCTGAACTTCTGGAGACGGCCAATGTGCATGGCGACTATGCGTCGCTTGACGAAGAGAAGAAAGTGGATCTTCTTATGAAAGAACTACGTAACCCAAGACCGCTTGTTCCTTTCAGCGCGTCTCTCTCGGAATCCACAGAGGAGATCATACAAGTTTTCCGGTTAATCAACAGGCTCCTTGAGCTGGATGAAAATTCATTTGGAAGCTACATTATCAGTATGACCCATGGCGTGAGCGATATGCTCGAAGTTGTGCTGCTGGCTAAAGAGACGGGGCTCTGGCGTCTTGGCAAAGATAACAGGGTGGAAAGTAAAATCGATGTGGTACCGCTCTTTGAGACGATCGGAGATCTTGAAAAAAGTTCTGATCAGATGCAGCGCATTCTGACGAACCCAATCTACAAGGAGCAGGTGAAGGCCCGTAACAACTTTCAGGAAATTATGCTGGGCTACTCCGACAGCAATAAAGACGGGGGCTACTGGATGGCCAATTGGGCACTGCAGAAAGCACAGCTTGAGCTTGGCAAAACACTTCGGGAGCTGGATGTAGACTTCAGGCTCTTTCACGGAAGAGGCGGGTCGGTAGGTCGCGGCGGAGGTCGCTCAAACCGTGCCATACTTGGACTGCCCTCGATCAGCAACAACGGACGTATCCGCTTCACGGAACAGGGCGAAATCATTTCTTTCCGCTACTCCCTGCCCGAAATAACGCGGCGCCATCTCGAACAAATAGTGAATGCCGTCTCAAGGGTAACGGCTGGTGAGGGACAAAAACCAATCGTGGAGGGCGATCGCACAGAAGAGATCATGGATCGCATATCGGAAGGCTCCATGACTGCCTACAGGAGCCTGATTGATGATGATAGGTTCTGGCCCTGGTTTAAAAAGATCACACCCGTTGAACATATCGGAAACCTCCCGATTGCGTCAAGGCCCGTATCCCGCGGCGGGAAAAACGGTCTGCAGTTCGAAAATCTGCGCGCAATTCCATGGGTTTTCGGCTGGACACAGGTACGGTATAATGTACCCGGATGGTACGGGTTAGGCACCGCACTGGAGCCCGTTCTGGAGGATCACCAGGATGCCCTGGAACTGATGCAGAAATGGTACCGCGAATGGAGCTTTTTCGGAACCATCGTTGATAATGCGCAACGGGAAATGGCGCGCACTCATATTCTCACTACCGAGCTATATAATTCAAACACGGATAGCCGCATTCACGAAATAATTCTGGAGGATTTCCGAAAATCGAAAAAAATTATACTGGATATAACCGGTCAAAAAGAGATTCTAGACAGCAGAAAGGTTATACAAAACTCCATAGCTTTCAGAAATGTATTCACCTATCCGCTGAATGTCATTCAGGCAGAGCTGCTCGACAGATGGGAAAGTTCATCAGACACGGAGTACCAAAAGGAACTCAAACAAGCCTTGTTTCTGAGCATTAACGGTGTTGCGGCAGCCATGCAGAGTACGGGTTAA
- a CDS encoding LytR/AlgR family response regulator transcription factor, with translation MTCLIVDDEPVAREILENYIADTPGLTLLASCSSGMSAFQLLKTEHPDILFLDVKMPGLSGMELLRTLEKPPVVILTTAYPDYALEGYDLSVTDYLLKPFSFERFLKAVQKAENKLTGSSDTENVLMIRADKKTWPVKMADILLVESAGDYVTIHTKERKITAHGTLKQMEDQLSPNFQRVHKSWIVSRNAIEYMEGNTLMVHGFQIPIGKTYREPVRDWMQGI, from the coding sequence GTGACCTGTCTCATTGTAGATGACGAACCTGTAGCCCGGGAAATCCTGGAAAACTACATTGCTGATACACCGGGGCTGACACTTCTGGCAAGCTGCAGCTCTGGAATGAGTGCGTTTCAGCTTCTCAAGACAGAACACCCTGACATTCTCTTTCTGGATGTTAAGATGCCGGGCCTGAGCGGGATGGAGCTGCTTCGCACGCTGGAAAAACCTCCGGTGGTAATTCTTACAACGGCATATCCCGACTACGCACTGGAGGGCTATGACCTGAGCGTGACCGACTATCTTCTGAAGCCCTTCTCATTTGAGAGATTTTTGAAAGCGGTGCAAAAGGCGGAGAATAAACTGACCGGCAGCAGTGATACGGAAAATGTGCTCATGATCAGGGCAGATAAAAAAACATGGCCTGTGAAGATGGCTGATATTTTGCTCGTTGAATCTGCCGGTGATTATGTAACCATCCATACAAAAGAGCGGAAAATCACGGCTCACGGTACATTGAAGCAAATGGAAGATCAGCTTTCGCCCAATTTCCAGAGAGTTCATAAATCCTGGATTGTTTCAAGAAACGCCATTGAGTACATGGAAGGAAATACACTGATGGTTCACGGATTTCAGATCCCCATCGGAAAAACCTACAGGGAACCGGTCCGGGATTGGATGCAGGGAATCTAA
- a CDS encoding Na(+)/H(+) antiporter subunit D gives MIVDLLLMPAVIVILGAFVLPLIPEKLRSPAFLLFPLAALGVLWQLPDGYSLTVPFGSYELTPVFVDSLSRIFGTIFAMIAVIGGIYAFHLKDLGQQTSALVYGGGALGVTFAGDWFSLFIFWELMAVSSTYLIWARRTQETNEAGLRYLLVHIFGGGLLFSGILWHISQTGSITVESLPDAYTFSSVLILLGVAINSAIPPLHAWLADAYPKATVTGAVFMSAFTTKSAVYVLVRVFPGWDILIWFGVAMALYGVVYAVLANDIRQILAYHIISQVGYMVAGVGIGTEMALNGTTAHAFSHILYKSLLFMGAGAVLYSTGKSKLTELGGFASKMKAVVFLYMIGAFSISGFPLFNGFISKSMVVSSAGEAHLEVVMLLLILASVGTFLHTGLKLPYFTWFGESKSDITVGPIPFNMLVAMGIGAFFCTLFGVYPALLYQYLPYPVEYKPYTIYHLVEMIQILVFTYIGFWILRKKLEGDPKIALDTDWFYRKPAPTVRKLFVNVPNAVYGWFEDTVLGIARFLSEQFKNPMTWLNPFTSKENRAAGYSPAMEVVMSFVLLGFLIFAAVYFL, from the coding sequence ATGATCGTTGATTTGCTTCTCATGCCGGCTGTAATTGTCATTTTGGGAGCCTTTGTCCTCCCTCTGATCCCCGAAAAGCTGCGCTCCCCGGCGTTCCTGCTCTTCCCGCTGGCGGCCCTGGGAGTACTGTGGCAGCTGCCCGACGGTTACTCGCTTACCGTTCCTTTCGGCAGTTATGAGCTCACACCGGTTTTTGTGGATTCGCTCAGCCGTATCTTCGGCACCATATTCGCAATGATTGCCGTGATAGGAGGCATTTACGCCTTTCACCTGAAAGATCTTGGCCAGCAAACTTCGGCGCTTGTTTACGGTGGAGGAGCGCTTGGGGTCACATTTGCCGGCGACTGGTTTTCCCTGTTTATTTTCTGGGAGCTGATGGCCGTCAGCTCCACCTATTTGATCTGGGCCCGACGCACGCAGGAGACCAACGAAGCGGGACTCCGCTATCTGCTGGTTCATATTTTCGGGGGCGGCCTCCTTTTCAGCGGCATACTGTGGCATATCAGCCAGACCGGTTCCATAACCGTTGAAAGCCTGCCCGATGCATATACGTTTTCATCCGTTCTGATTCTTCTTGGCGTGGCCATCAACTCCGCCATACCACCGCTTCATGCATGGCTGGCCGATGCCTATCCCAAGGCCACCGTTACAGGCGCGGTATTCATGAGTGCGTTTACAACCAAGTCGGCCGTCTATGTTCTCGTGCGGGTTTTCCCCGGCTGGGATATTCTGATCTGGTTTGGAGTGGCCATGGCGCTATACGGTGTGGTGTATGCGGTACTGGCGAACGATATCCGTCAAATCCTTGCCTATCACATTATTTCGCAGGTTGGATATATGGTGGCCGGTGTGGGTATCGGAACTGAAATGGCTTTAAATGGCACCACAGCCCACGCATTCAGCCATATATTGTACAAATCACTGCTGTTTATGGGGGCCGGTGCGGTTCTCTATTCAACCGGCAAGAGCAAACTTACGGAGCTTGGCGGATTCGCATCCAAAATGAAAGCGGTGGTTTTTCTCTACATGATCGGAGCTTTCTCGATCTCCGGTTTCCCGCTGTTTAACGGATTTATCAGTAAGTCGATGGTGGTGAGTTCCGCCGGCGAAGCGCACCTGGAGGTCGTGATGCTGCTGCTGATCCTCGCTTCGGTGGGTACCTTCTTACATACGGGTCTTAAGCTTCCCTACTTCACCTGGTTCGGTGAGTCGAAAAGTGACATCACGGTAGGACCCATACCGTTCAACATGCTGGTTGCGATGGGTATCGGTGCCTTCTTTTGCACACTGTTCGGTGTTTACCCGGCACTCCTCTACCAGTATCTGCCCTACCCGGTTGAGTACAAGCCCTACACCATCTACCATCTGGTGGAGATGATTCAGATTTTGGTGTTTACCTATATCGGATTCTGGATTCTTCGCAAGAAGCTGGAAGGCGATCCCAAAATTGCGCTCGATACCGATTGGTTCTACAGAAAACCGGCTCCCACCGTCCGCAAACTTTTTGTAAACGTACCCAATGCGGTATATGGCTGGTTTGAGGATACCGTTCTGGGAATTGCGCGATTCCTTTCTGAGCAGTTCAAAAACCCAATGACCTGGCTCAACCCATTCACCTCAAAAGAGAACCGTGCCGCCGGCTACAGCCCGGCCATGGAGGTGGTAATGAGCTTTGTTCTGCTTGGATTTTTAATCTTTGCAGCCGTTTACTTTCTGTAA
- a CDS encoding matrixin family metalloprotease has translation MKPETSFYLSALIWIFLFSSAKGQGLNQNPAAGSCGEAVEWTIGSVDERFGLSKNELTGIVEEVTGLWSDAAGRDLFSFTPLQADSILTIHLIYSSQQSQFDEEDQLADSIRVLRQTFFPKQVSYRNQMATYRQALNRYHSQLTRYNRAIELYNESLARVQVSGARSAREQERLDQYKSEAERIRPVLEEAGRNAESEEQRLTDLADELNDLADHINELIYRQNRLLGTWTAFKKGSYTNIADRPKINIYQFDDPEQLKLVLAHEFGHALGIPHVENRLSVMYYRAEYQHTTPLQLTVEDIEALSETCEELRE, from the coding sequence ATGAAACCTGAAACCAGCTTTTACCTTTCAGCTCTTATCTGGATTTTTCTTTTCAGTTCTGCTAAAGGCCAGGGTCTGAATCAAAACCCGGCTGCCGGAAGCTGTGGAGAGGCAGTCGAATGGACCATTGGTTCGGTTGATGAGCGGTTTGGTTTATCGAAAAATGAGCTCACCGGTATAGTGGAAGAGGTAACCGGGCTCTGGTCGGATGCTGCGGGACGTGATTTGTTCAGCTTCACACCCCTTCAAGCCGACAGCATTCTCACCATTCACCTGATTTACAGTTCACAGCAAAGCCAATTTGACGAGGAAGACCAGCTTGCCGATTCGATCAGGGTGCTCAGGCAAACATTTTTTCCCAAACAGGTTTCCTACAGAAATCAAATGGCCACATATCGACAGGCGCTGAACCGGTACCATAGTCAGCTTACCCGATATAATCGTGCGATTGAGCTATACAATGAGTCTCTTGCAAGAGTACAGGTATCCGGTGCCCGCAGTGCCAGAGAGCAGGAACGGCTTGATCAGTACAAATCGGAGGCAGAAAGAATACGGCCCGTTCTTGAAGAAGCCGGCCGGAACGCAGAAAGTGAAGAACAAAGACTCACTGATCTGGCCGATGAGCTTAATGATCTTGCAGACCATATCAATGAGCTGATCTACCGGCAAAACAGGCTGCTTGGAACCTGGACTGCATTTAAAAAAGGGTCCTACACCAATATTGCGGACCGTCCTAAAATCAATATCTATCAATTCGATGATCCGGAACAGCTCAAACTGGTACTGGCTCATGAATTCGGACACGCCCTTGGCATTCCGCATGTTGAAAACCGGCTTTCCGTAATGTACTACAGAGCCGAATATCAGCATACCACTCCCCTTCAGCTCACAGTTGAAGATATTGAGGCATTATCCGAGACCTGCGAAGAGCTCCGGGAATGA
- a CDS encoding YCF48-related protein — MRYVPIFALVLFGLFGFSSSQPCLAQSLSIIESGSTKDLYAVYFSDQLHGWAVGEAGTILRTSDGGSNWEQIQTQYSDSFFEISFFDHQTGWIAGGGEILLFTNNAGRNWADYRPGSTGARHIHTLYSSGLNRVQAGGGPAQWFYASENSGLTWQRNTVLPEACTIRSLHFTDPDTGFFTACGAVWNSRDGGQTWMRLNSVTSHEAELHSLFMTGSDAGYAIAADDSGTFIQRIEVTQQDYELFERSESAGFTALSFLNDRTGWASAQNGGLWQTSDGGKNWEKIETGIDADLLDIHALESGTVWISGNGGTLIRLDFPVTHVDPVRIQAPDIFIESDSEAIELLNRVLKYGDFAMQLDDPLQRSNLYRRMVLVMQGIQSYYSSSRMPQGVADHLRDIPAIYFAAENNRGAEIYNRYLESPENIPDDSLHTAINHFTNAAIIMPDSSTSWLNLAYARLQSGNAESALSAAEVAFERSQPTDAGIGLYDLLIRLYMLTDQRNLARITALDANTLYPEEPIFLEYLADLEISMDDPGQSVSSGSLDRLIETYPEEPRYRYARALGVTGTAMDLFERATVLQEMIWDLDMRRFGTTDAEELKEIQGEKDRLTDEKSMVLNEAYQLTDQASRDLTVAINNDPDHTESYALSGRINVNIASFLEEIRLLTIDEEEAMRLNEEIDKRMREAADYYRQAADLDPANRVYRAELEQIKRFLNQ; from the coding sequence ATGAGATATGTCCCCATTTTTGCACTTGTCCTGTTTGGGCTCTTTGGCTTTTCATCAAGTCAGCCATGCCTCGCACAGTCGCTGTCCATAATCGAAAGCGGCAGTACCAAAGATTTATATGCGGTTTATTTTTCAGACCAGCTGCACGGCTGGGCTGTGGGGGAAGCCGGTACGATCCTGAGAACCAGCGACGGCGGCTCGAACTGGGAACAGATACAAACCCAGTATTCCGATTCTTTTTTTGAGATCTCATTCTTTGATCACCAGACCGGATGGATTGCCGGCGGCGGTGAAATACTGTTATTTACCAACAATGCCGGTCGAAACTGGGCCGATTACAGACCGGGTTCGACGGGTGCGCGACATATCCACACACTTTATTCCAGTGGTTTAAACCGCGTTCAGGCTGGTGGCGGACCGGCACAGTGGTTTTACGCTTCTGAAAACAGCGGGCTCACCTGGCAGAGAAATACGGTTCTTCCGGAAGCCTGTACTATACGATCATTGCATTTTACCGATCCCGATACCGGGTTTTTTACGGCCTGCGGCGCCGTATGGAACAGCCGCGATGGCGGGCAGACATGGATGCGCCTGAACTCCGTTACATCGCACGAAGCTGAACTCCATTCTTTGTTTATGACCGGTTCAGATGCCGGATATGCAATTGCAGCAGATGATTCCGGAACCTTTATACAGCGAATTGAAGTCACTCAACAGGATTATGAGCTTTTCGAGCGATCTGAATCCGCCGGCTTTACGGCACTCTCTTTCCTGAATGACCGGACGGGATGGGCATCTGCGCAAAACGGTGGGCTCTGGCAGACAAGCGACGGCGGAAAAAACTGGGAAAAAATCGAAACCGGTATCGATGCAGACTTACTGGATATACATGCTCTGGAGTCCGGAACGGTATGGATATCGGGAAACGGCGGAACACTGATACGTTTGGATTTTCCGGTTACCCACGTTGATCCGGTACGGATTCAGGCTCCGGATATATTTATTGAGTCAGACAGTGAGGCAATTGAACTGCTTAACAGAGTTTTGAAATACGGCGATTTTGCAATGCAGCTGGATGACCCGCTTCAGCGTTCAAATCTCTATCGCCGGATGGTTCTCGTAATGCAGGGTATTCAAAGTTACTACAGCAGCAGCCGTATGCCTCAGGGTGTGGCCGACCACCTAAGGGATATACCGGCCATCTATTTTGCTGCGGAAAACAACCGGGGTGCAGAAATCTATAACCGTTACCTGGAAAGTCCGGAAAACATACCCGATGATTCATTACACACAGCTATCAATCATTTTACCAATGCTGCAATTATTATGCCCGACAGCAGCACTTCTTGGCTGAATCTTGCCTATGCGCGACTGCAGTCCGGCAATGCTGAATCAGCTCTCTCTGCCGCTGAAGTTGCTTTTGAGCGTTCCCAACCGACAGATGCAGGGATTGGCCTTTATGATCTGCTGATAAGATTGTATATGCTCACGGATCAGCGGAATCTTGCACGCATCACTGCCCTTGACGCCAATACCCTCTACCCGGAGGAACCGATATTTCTTGAGTACCTTGCGGATCTGGAAATCTCAATGGATGATCCCGGACAATCTGTGTCATCCGGTTCTCTTGACCGGCTCATTGAAACCTACCCTGAAGAACCCCGATACAGGTATGCACGGGCACTCGGGGTTACAGGAACGGCCATGGATCTTTTTGAACGGGCAACCGTTTTACAAGAAATGATATGGGACCTTGACATGCGCCGCTTCGGGACCACGGATGCTGAGGAACTGAAAGAAATTCAGGGCGAAAAAGACCGGCTCACCGATGAAAAGAGCATGGTACTGAACGAGGCTTATCAACTCACGGACCAGGCATCCCGCGATCTTACCGTGGCCATAAACAACGATCCCGATCACACTGAAAGTTATGCCCTGTCGGGTCGGATTAATGTGAACATTGCTTCATTTCTTGAGGAGATTCGATTGCTAACCATCGATGAAGAGGAAGCTATGAGGCTGAATGAAGAGATAGATAAGCGCATGCGCGAGGCTGCAGACTACTACAGGCAGGCCGCAGACCTTGATCCTGCAAACAGGGTTTACCGTGCCGAACTGGAACAAATTAAGCGGTTTTTGAATCAATAA
- a CDS encoding sugar porter family MFS transporter, whose translation MDKKDQDTAISTDNLGRVIFLSTVAAIGGFLFGFDSGVINGTVNALQLAFDSDAVGTGFNVASMLLGCAVGAFFAGTLSDKFGRKPVLLSTAIGFLISAYGSGAATSSEIFVAARILGGLALGASSIIVPAYISEIAPPKIRGALTTLMQLMIVIGLFVAFLSNYAIAGSAGGASETFWGGSQAWQWMFWVEMFPAAIFFTGLLMIPESPRYLVAAGKIDAARDVLTSLSDVNDANAKIEDIQSTLEKGHKPRLSDIISKKTGRIHPIIWVGIGITTLQQFTGINVVFYYGATLWQAAGFTEENALLQNVISGSVNVIFTFVAIALVDKVGRKPLLSIGALGQAVMLGSLALIFGTAQVSAGGDLILDEQMGLYALLSANAYIAFFAFTWGPIMWVMLGEMFPNQFRGAALAVCGLIHWTSNFTITMTFPILLASIGLGLSYGIYAGFGVLAFFFVRSFVKETKGRTLEDMSRDVE comes from the coding sequence ATGGATAAAAAGGACCAGGATACAGCGATTTCAACCGATAATTTGGGAAGGGTAATATTTCTCTCCACTGTTGCCGCAATAGGCGGGTTTCTTTTTGGGTTTGACAGCGGTGTAATCAACGGAACTGTAAATGCACTGCAGCTCGCGTTTGATTCGGATGCGGTTGGAACCGGTTTTAATGTGGCTTCAATGCTTCTCGGTTGTGCGGTTGGAGCATTTTTCGCCGGAACCCTATCTGATAAATTTGGCCGTAAGCCTGTTTTGTTATCTACCGCGATTGGTTTTTTGATCAGTGCATATGGATCAGGGGCCGCCACGTCTTCCGAGATATTTGTAGCTGCCAGGATTCTTGGCGGACTCGCATTGGGCGCTTCCAGTATTATCGTGCCCGCTTATATCAGTGAAATTGCCCCTCCTAAAATACGGGGTGCACTCACCACACTGATGCAGCTGATGATTGTGATCGGCCTTTTTGTGGCTTTCTTAAGTAATTACGCCATTGCGGGCAGTGCAGGCGGCGCCAGCGAAACATTCTGGGGCGGTTCCCAGGCGTGGCAATGGATGTTCTGGGTAGAGATGTTTCCTGCAGCCATCTTCTTCACAGGGCTTCTGATGATACCTGAGTCTCCGCGGTACCTGGTGGCAGCCGGTAAAATTGATGCCGCAAGAGATGTTCTGACCAGCCTTTCGGACGTAAACGACGCAAATGCAAAAATTGAAGATATTCAGTCTACACTTGAGAAAGGCCATAAACCGCGTCTTTCCGACATTATTTCCAAAAAAACAGGACGAATTCACCCTATTATCTGGGTTGGTATAGGGATTACCACACTACAGCAGTTTACCGGAATAAATGTGGTTTTTTATTATGGTGCCACACTCTGGCAGGCTGCAGGTTTTACAGAAGAAAATGCACTCCTGCAGAACGTGATAAGCGGGTCGGTGAACGTTATTTTTACATTTGTGGCTATTGCATTGGTGGATAAAGTAGGCCGTAAACCGCTGCTTTCGATCGGAGCACTGGGTCAGGCCGTAATGCTTGGCAGCCTGGCGCTTATTTTCGGTACGGCCCAGGTATCGGCCGGCGGCGACCTGATACTGGATGAACAGATGGGGCTTTATGCACTTCTCTCAGCCAATGCGTATATCGCGTTTTTTGCCTTCACATGGGGACCAATTATGTGGGTAATGCTGGGCGAGATGTTTCCCAATCAGTTTCGCGGAGCCGCTTTGGCCGTATGCGGACTTATACACTGGACGTCCAATTTTACCATCACGATGACATTTCCCATTCTTCTGGCAAGCATCGGACTCGGTCTTTCGTACGGGATATATGCCGGTTTCGGAGTACTCGCCTTCTTCTTTGTGCGAAGTTTCGTAAAAGAGACCAAGGGCAGAACCCTGGAGGACATGTCGAGGGATGTGGAGTAA